Proteins encoded within one genomic window of Humulus lupulus chromosome 1, drHumLupu1.1, whole genome shotgun sequence:
- the LOC133803185 gene encoding probable cinnamyl alcohol dehydrogenase 9 isoform X2 — translation MLMDNGDNDVTIKILYCGVCHSDLHSAKNEWGFTNYPIVPGHEIVGIVTKTGSNVTKFKEGERVGVGVIVGSCETCEICEQDLENYCPRTIFTYNAHDHDGTKTYGGYSNIVVVNQRFVLRFPDNLAPDAGAPLLCAGVTVYSPMKYYGMTEPGKHLGVAGLGGLGHVAVKLGKAFGLKVTVISSSPYKESEAIDRLGADAFLLSSDPAKIKASLGTMDFIIDTVSAVHPLTPLLALLKLNGKLITVGLPNKPLELPIFPLVLGRKMVGGSDIGGIKETQEMLDFCGKHNITADIELIKMEEINTAFERLAKSDVRYRFVIDVENSFSQ, via the exons ATGTTAAT GGACAATGGTGATAATGATGTCACTATAAAAATCCTTTATTGTGGAGTTTGCCATTCAGACTTACATTCTGCAAAAAATGAATGGGGTTTTACAAACTACCCCATTGTTCCCGG GCATGAGATTGTTGGCATTGTGACAAAAACTGGGAGTAATGTGACAAAGTTTAAAGAGGGTGAGCGTGTTGGGGTTGGTGTCATAGTAGGATCCTGCGAGACATGTGAGATTTGCGAACAAGACTTGGAGAACTACTGCCCACGAACAATTTTCACTTATAATGCCCATGACCATGACGGGACTAAAACATACGGTGGCTATTCCAATATAGTGGTTGTTAACCAGCGTTTTGTGCTCCGGTTTCCTGACAACTTGGCTCCTGATGCTGGTGCTCCACTTCTGTGCGCTGGGGTCACTGTGTACAGCCCAATGAAATATTATGGAATGACAGAGCCAGGTAAACATTTGGGTGTGGCAGGTCTTGGTGGGCTTGGTCATGTTGCTGTGAAGTTGGGAAAGGCCTTTGGATTGAAAGTGACTGTCATCAGCAGCTCCCCATATAAGGAGTCCGAGGCAATTGATAGACTTGGGGCTGATGCTTTCCTTCTTTCTTCTGACCCTGCAAAAATTAAG GCATCTTTGGGCACTATGGATTTCATCATTGACACTGTGTCTGCAGTTCATCCCCTGACCCCATTACTTGCTTTACTGAAGCTTAATGGGAAACTGATCACTGTTGGTTTACCTAATAAGCCTCTGGAGTTGCCTATTTTTCCTCTAGTTTTGG GGAGAAAAATGGTTGGAGGAAGTGATATTGGAGGGATAAAAGAGACGCAGGAGATGCTAGACTTTTGTGGCAAGCACAACATCACAGCAGATATTGAGCTGATCAAGATGGAGGAGATTAACACAGCCTTTGAAAGGCTTGCAAAATCTGATGTGAGGTACCGGTTTGTAATCGACGTGGAGAACTCTTTTTCACAGTAG
- the LOC133803185 gene encoding probable cinnamyl alcohol dehydrogenase 9 isoform X1, whose product MLINKLLYYITGFIKLSPVVSESERFEKKTMAKSPTEEHPQKAFGWAATDTSGVLSPFHFSRRDNGDNDVTIKILYCGVCHSDLHSAKNEWGFTNYPIVPGHEIVGIVTKTGSNVTKFKEGERVGVGVIVGSCETCEICEQDLENYCPRTIFTYNAHDHDGTKTYGGYSNIVVVNQRFVLRFPDNLAPDAGAPLLCAGVTVYSPMKYYGMTEPGKHLGVAGLGGLGHVAVKLGKAFGLKVTVISSSPYKESEAIDRLGADAFLLSSDPAKIKASLGTMDFIIDTVSAVHPLTPLLALLKLNGKLITVGLPNKPLELPIFPLVLGRKMVGGSDIGGIKETQEMLDFCGKHNITADIELIKMEEINTAFERLAKSDVRYRFVIDVENSFSQ is encoded by the exons ATGCTTATTAATAAACTATTATATTATATCACTGgttttataaaattatcaccagtaGTGAGTGAGAGTGAGAGATTTGAGAAGAAAACAATGGCAAAATCACCCACAGAAGAGCACCCACAAAAGGCTTTTGGTTGGGCTGCTACTGATACTTCTGGAGTCTTATCACCTTTCCATTTCTCTAGAAG GGACAATGGTGATAATGATGTCACTATAAAAATCCTTTATTGTGGAGTTTGCCATTCAGACTTACATTCTGCAAAAAATGAATGGGGTTTTACAAACTACCCCATTGTTCCCGG GCATGAGATTGTTGGCATTGTGACAAAAACTGGGAGTAATGTGACAAAGTTTAAAGAGGGTGAGCGTGTTGGGGTTGGTGTCATAGTAGGATCCTGCGAGACATGTGAGATTTGCGAACAAGACTTGGAGAACTACTGCCCACGAACAATTTTCACTTATAATGCCCATGACCATGACGGGACTAAAACATACGGTGGCTATTCCAATATAGTGGTTGTTAACCAGCGTTTTGTGCTCCGGTTTCCTGACAACTTGGCTCCTGATGCTGGTGCTCCACTTCTGTGCGCTGGGGTCACTGTGTACAGCCCAATGAAATATTATGGAATGACAGAGCCAGGTAAACATTTGGGTGTGGCAGGTCTTGGTGGGCTTGGTCATGTTGCTGTGAAGTTGGGAAAGGCCTTTGGATTGAAAGTGACTGTCATCAGCAGCTCCCCATATAAGGAGTCCGAGGCAATTGATAGACTTGGGGCTGATGCTTTCCTTCTTTCTTCTGACCCTGCAAAAATTAAG GCATCTTTGGGCACTATGGATTTCATCATTGACACTGTGTCTGCAGTTCATCCCCTGACCCCATTACTTGCTTTACTGAAGCTTAATGGGAAACTGATCACTGTTGGTTTACCTAATAAGCCTCTGGAGTTGCCTATTTTTCCTCTAGTTTTGG GGAGAAAAATGGTTGGAGGAAGTGATATTGGAGGGATAAAAGAGACGCAGGAGATGCTAGACTTTTGTGGCAAGCACAACATCACAGCAGATATTGAGCTGATCAAGATGGAGGAGATTAACACAGCCTTTGAAAGGCTTGCAAAATCTGATGTGAGGTACCGGTTTGTAATCGACGTGGAGAACTCTTTTTCACAGTAG